In the genome of Chryseobacterium arthrosphaerae, one region contains:
- a CDS encoding cupin domain-containing protein, producing the protein MDKKQFSSKDFHETFARPKYVKPSHLIHKNVENAGEHSQFSTERKHPVFFVDLPSKNVSMTIGGLLPGQQTNRHRHTYETVLFVIEGKGWTEVEDERVHWEAGDAVYIPSWAWHKHQNLSDTEPAKYIACENAPQLQNLGVALREEEGRDL; encoded by the coding sequence ATGGACAAGAAACAATTCAGTTCAAAAGACTTTCACGAAACATTTGCAAGACCAAAGTATGTGAAGCCAAGCCATTTAATTCATAAAAACGTTGAAAATGCAGGTGAGCACAGCCAGTTCTCAACGGAAAGAAAACATCCTGTATTCTTTGTGGATCTTCCCAGTAAGAACGTCAGTATGACCATCGGCGGATTATTACCGGGCCAGCAGACCAACAGACACCGTCATACCTATGAAACCGTACTGTTTGTGATTGAAGGCAAAGGCTGGACGGAAGTAGAAGATGAAAGAGTGCACTGGGAAGCCGGAGACGCCGTTTATATTCCATCATGGGCATGGCACAAACATCAGAATTTAAGTGATACAGAGCCTGCCAAATATATTGCCTGCGAAAATGCTCCTCAGCTGCAGAATTTAGGAGTGGCTTTAAGAGAAGAAGAAGGCAGGGACCTTTAA
- a CDS encoding thioredoxin domain-containing protein — MKKPIFYHAGCPVCISAEHDIISLIGTENVEIVHLGNDRNKIQEAEQAGVKSVPALITPNGNVLHINFGASMEDVKK; from the coding sequence ATGAAAAAGCCAATCTTTTATCATGCAGGCTGTCCTGTCTGCATCAGTGCAGAACACGATATCATCAGCCTTATAGGCACAGAAAATGTAGAAATTGTTCATTTGGGGAATGACAGAAATAAAATTCAGGAAGCAGAACAGGCGGGAGTAAAATCCGTACCGGCTTTGATTACGCCCAATGGAAATGTACTTCATATTAATTTCGGAGCATCTATGGAAGATGTGAAAAAATAA
- a CDS encoding FAD-dependent oxidoreductase: protein MYRDGARKSIWQDEIRKFSAENDLSQVFDVAIIGGGITGVSTALKLQESGKSCIILEAANIGFGTTGGTTAHLNDFFDTTFTQAIQDFGLDHAKLYAGSGKEAIEMIENNIQQYEINCDFTRKSAYLFALDEKQEEQLKNIVEGAAKVGHEMTYVNEIPFPIPFREAVLIPGQGHFHPVKYIKGLCEAFIRLGGFIQEGCLCEEHDEQEDFVVVKISKGEIKAQNVVYATHIPPGINLLHFTNAPYRSYAMAFTLKDDQYPWELGYDLCEPYHYYRIQEYEGENLLIAGGEDHKTGHADDTGECFSRLENYVREYFNVETVYYSWSSQYYEPVDGLPYIGKLPGTKKRIFVATGFRGNGMIFGTLSSQILHDLIVSGKSKYEELFNPLRIKPIAGFSDFVKENTAVAMDFIKDKIFADKIDSFSEIKEGEAKVIRYESESYALYKESDGTLHLLKSTCPHAGCEVHWNSAELSWDCPCHGSRFNVNGKVLTGPTTKRLQKVFPYQKQ, encoded by the coding sequence ATGTACAGAGACGGTGCAAGAAAAAGTATATGGCAGGATGAGATCAGGAAGTTTTCAGCAGAAAATGATCTCAGCCAGGTATTTGACGTTGCCATAATAGGAGGTGGAATTACCGGTGTTTCCACTGCTTTGAAACTACAGGAATCCGGAAAAAGCTGTATCATTCTCGAGGCTGCCAATATCGGATTTGGTACAACCGGCGGAACAACCGCCCATCTGAACGATTTCTTTGATACTACTTTTACCCAGGCCATTCAGGATTTTGGATTAGATCATGCCAAACTGTATGCAGGGTCCGGTAAGGAAGCTATTGAAATGATTGAAAACAATATTCAGCAGTATGAAATAAACTGTGATTTTACGAGGAAGTCAGCTTACCTTTTCGCCCTGGATGAAAAACAGGAAGAGCAATTGAAAAACATTGTGGAGGGCGCTGCCAAAGTAGGCCACGAAATGACCTACGTTAATGAAATTCCCTTTCCCATACCTTTCAGGGAAGCCGTTCTCATTCCCGGGCAAGGTCATTTTCATCCTGTAAAATATATCAAGGGACTGTGTGAAGCTTTCATACGGCTTGGAGGCTTTATTCAGGAAGGTTGCTTGTGTGAAGAGCATGATGAACAGGAAGATTTTGTTGTAGTAAAAATATCAAAAGGAGAAATAAAGGCTCAAAACGTTGTGTATGCAACTCATATCCCACCGGGGATCAATCTGCTTCATTTTACCAATGCACCTTACCGCAGTTATGCGATGGCTTTTACCCTCAAAGATGATCAATATCCATGGGAATTGGGCTATGATCTTTGTGAGCCTTATCATTATTACCGGATCCAGGAATATGAAGGTGAAAATCTGCTGATTGCAGGAGGTGAGGATCATAAAACAGGTCATGCCGATGATACCGGAGAATGCTTTTCCAGACTTGAAAATTATGTCCGGGAATATTTCAATGTTGAAACGGTTTACTACAGCTGGTCCAGTCAGTATTATGAACCTGTTGACGGTCTTCCTTATATCGGGAAACTACCGGGGACTAAAAAAAGAATTTTTGTAGCTACAGGCTTCAGAGGAAACGGGATGATATTCGGGACACTTTCTTCGCAAATCCTGCATGACCTGATTGTATCAGGAAAAAGTAAATATGAAGAGCTCTTCAATCCTTTAAGAATAAAACCAATTGCCGGATTTTCAGATTTTGTGAAAGAAAATACAGCCGTTGCAATGGATTTTATAAAAGATAAAATTTTTGCAGATAAGATTGATTCTTTTTCAGAAATTAAGGAGGGAGAAGCAAAAGTCATCCGCTATGAATCGGAGTCTTATGCCCTTTACAAGGAATCTGACGGAACTTTGCATCTTTTAAAAAGTACCTGTCCCCATGCAGGCTGCGAAGTTCACTGGAACAGTGCAGAACTGAGCTGGGACTGCCCATGCCACGGTTCCAGATTCAATGTTAATGGAAAAGTGCTTACCGGGCCAACCACCAAGCGGTTACAAAAAGTCTTTCCTTATCAGAAACAGTAA
- the pdxR gene encoding MocR-like pyridoxine biosynthesis transcription factor PdxR, whose amino-acid sequence MLRPWKLEFEIDKNLDKAVYLQIADTLIADIRSGRLKAGDALPGSRNLASTLKINRNTVVEAYQVLINEEWVISKERKGIFVSDQLPSLHEKRTERIQNIPDPSVSSNGIMINFDDGHPDSKIAPVTELARAYRQIFSIKAKWQMMGYGNEHGETEFRKMISQMLNHQRGMQIHENELSITRGSQMGMFLTAQTLLTSGDHIIVENPGYQPAWQAFEYAGAKLLPVDVDEEGICIDSVEKLLAEYKSIKAIYITPHRQYPTTVTLSLARRLKLIELSNRHDITIIEDDYDNEFHFGYRPILPLSSFTELKNYVYIGTLSKVVAPALRIGYLATKNQDLLEKIGSLRKIIDVHGDVIMEQAVLQLIREGAVKKHIKKATVHYKNKRDFVFSLLKKHMSDIADFILPEGGLAFWIVPKKDLDWDGVTALLLERNIKIIHPKQYSRDRINGFRLSYGALSEEQLEQSIPVISEVITKLSESL is encoded by the coding sequence ATGCTCAGACCTTGGAAATTAGAATTTGAGATTGATAAAAATCTTGATAAAGCCGTTTATTTGCAGATTGCAGATACCCTTATTGCTGATATACGATCAGGCAGACTGAAAGCCGGAGATGCCCTACCCGGAAGCCGCAACCTGGCATCCACATTAAAAATCAACAGGAATACCGTTGTAGAAGCTTATCAGGTTCTGATCAATGAAGAATGGGTCATTTCAAAAGAAAGAAAAGGTATTTTTGTCTCTGATCAATTACCTTCCCTGCATGAAAAAAGAACAGAAAGGATACAGAATATTCCGGATCCGTCGGTTAGTTCCAATGGTATCATGATCAATTTTGATGACGGCCATCCTGACAGTAAAATAGCGCCTGTTACGGAACTGGCCAGAGCATACCGGCAGATTTTCAGCATCAAAGCCAAATGGCAGATGATGGGCTATGGCAACGAACATGGCGAAACGGAATTCCGTAAAATGATTTCCCAGATGCTCAATCATCAACGGGGAATGCAGATCCATGAAAATGAACTTTCGATTACCAGAGGAAGCCAGATGGGGATGTTTCTTACCGCACAAACTTTACTTACATCAGGAGATCATATTATTGTAGAAAATCCGGGATACCAGCCCGCCTGGCAGGCTTTTGAATATGCAGGGGCCAAGCTGCTGCCGGTAGACGTTGATGAAGAAGGAATCTGCATTGATTCTGTAGAAAAGCTTCTGGCGGAATATAAAAGTATAAAAGCAATATACATTACCCCTCACAGACAATATCCTACTACCGTTACCTTAAGCCTGGCCCGGAGATTAAAGTTGATTGAGCTTTCCAACCGCCATGATATCACCATCATTGAAGATGATTATGATAATGAATTTCATTTCGGATACCGCCCTATCCTTCCTTTGTCAAGTTTTACGGAGCTTAAAAATTATGTTTATATAGGAACGTTGAGTAAAGTTGTAGCGCCTGCTTTAAGAATCGGCTATCTGGCAACCAAAAACCAGGATTTACTGGAAAAGATCGGAAGCCTGAGAAAGATTATTGACGTACATGGTGATGTGATTATGGAACAGGCCGTGCTTCAGCTGATCAGGGAAGGCGCTGTAAAGAAGCACATTAAAAAAGCAACCGTGCATTATAAGAACAAAAGAGATTTTGTGTTTTCTCTTTTAAAAAAGCATATGAGCGATATTGCAGATTTTATCTTACCGGAAGGAGGACTTGCTTTTTGGATTGTACCCAAAAAGGACTTGGATTGGGATGGGGTCACGGCTTTACTATTGGAGAGAAATATTAAAATCATTCATCCGAAACAGTACAGCCGGGATCGTATCAATGGTTTCAGGCTAAGTTATGGAGCGCTTTCTGAAGAACAGCTTGAACAGAGTATTCCTGTTATTTCTGAAGTGATAACAAAATTATCGGAATCGCTTTAA
- a CDS encoding DUF6766 family protein: protein MSSSSFFYRNSLSLVLITLMLFSLAGQFFTGWATENKELLENGQPALKINEYLHSGHFIQATFENWESEFLQMMLYVLLTISLRQKGSSESKSMEGKEDVDREPVAHPNAPLPVKKGGIWLKIYKHSLSLAFAVLFLISFIFHFYGSLKDFNADQIMKKEPPVTALQYISESRFWFESFQNWQSEFLAVASLVILSIWFREKGSPESKPVDMAHDETP from the coding sequence ATGTCCAGTTCAAGTTTTTTTTACCGGAATAGTTTAAGTCTGGTATTGATCACCCTTATGCTATTTTCTCTTGCAGGCCAGTTTTTTACAGGATGGGCAACAGAAAATAAAGAACTGCTGGAAAACGGTCAGCCCGCTTTAAAAATTAATGAATACCTTCATAGCGGACATTTTATACAGGCAACTTTCGAAAACTGGGAAAGCGAATTTCTCCAGATGATGCTGTATGTTCTGTTAACCATATCATTAAGGCAGAAAGGCTCCAGTGAATCAAAGTCCATGGAGGGAAAAGAAGACGTAGACAGGGAACCTGTTGCACATCCCAATGCTCCGTTGCCTGTAAAAAAAGGAGGAATATGGCTGAAGATTTATAAACATTCCTTATCACTGGCTTTTGCCGTCCTTTTTCTGATCAGTTTTATATTCCATTTTTATGGAAGTTTAAAAGATTTCAATGCTGATCAGATCATGAAAAAAGAACCGCCGGTAACTGCCTTACAATATATTTCCGAATCGAGGTTCTGGTTTGAATCTTTTCAGAACTGGCAAAGTGAATTTTTAGCAGTAGCTTCGCTTGTTATTTTATCCATTTGGTTCCGTGAAAAAGGCTCTCCGGAATCAAAACCTGTTGATATGGCTCATGATGAAACCCCTTGA
- a CDS encoding Atu1372/SO_1960 family protein: MRKLCNFFILILLLNTTSIMAQNKAKILVLIHSDNGGTYELAKEIAKGIESENKAESCIKLVKASQHPNLKGIPIATVEELTAYDGIAFGSPVYFGNISTGMSEFLSKTVQLWTNHALEGVPATVFMSAGSGAGKELALQAFWNSLAVHGMILVSNGIRGTEELNKAIPQGNTVLGVTSMTSLKDVERPTKGERNIAELQGKNFAKVALALKDTRPKKETVMVDNQQNFNEALKQKNIILPQVPKPAGNYQPFVRSGNLVFINQVALKDGKIFNPGKLGVEVNEQQVKDATQVTMLNVLSVLKEAVGGDLGRVKQCVQLTGIFNTKDDYTKHADLMNIASDLTVEVFGEKGKHARATLGASSIPVNSSVEIQAIFEVE, from the coding sequence ATGAGAAAACTATGTAATTTTTTTATTTTAATTTTATTATTAAACACCACGAGCATCATGGCACAAAATAAAGCAAAAATATTGGTTCTGATCCATTCGGATAATGGCGGTACCTACGAACTGGCCAAAGAAATAGCCAAAGGAATAGAAAGCGAAAATAAGGCTGAGTCTTGCATCAAACTCGTCAAAGCATCACAACACCCAAACCTGAAAGGCATTCCCATAGCAACTGTGGAAGAACTTACAGCCTATGACGGTATTGCTTTCGGTTCGCCTGTTTATTTCGGAAATATCAGTACGGGAATGAGTGAATTCTTATCTAAAACCGTTCAGTTATGGACCAATCATGCACTGGAAGGAGTTCCGGCCACTGTTTTTATGTCTGCAGGAAGCGGAGCAGGAAAAGAACTGGCCCTTCAGGCATTCTGGAACAGTCTTGCCGTACACGGGATGATATTGGTATCCAACGGAATCCGTGGAACTGAAGAACTCAATAAAGCCATCCCACAGGGAAATACCGTTTTGGGAGTAACCAGTATGACTTCTTTAAAAGACGTTGAAAGACCTACAAAAGGAGAAAGGAATATTGCTGAACTTCAAGGGAAAAACTTTGCAAAAGTAGCTTTGGCCCTAAAAGATACCCGCCCTAAAAAAGAAACTGTAATGGTTGATAACCAACAGAACTTCAATGAGGCCCTGAAACAGAAGAATATTATACTTCCACAGGTTCCTAAACCTGCCGGAAATTACCAGCCATTTGTGCGTTCAGGAAATCTTGTGTTCATCAACCAGGTAGCTTTGAAAGACGGAAAAATTTTCAATCCGGGAAAACTCGGGGTCGAAGTTAATGAACAGCAGGTAAAAGATGCGACCCAAGTAACGATGCTTAACGTATTGTCTGTACTCAAAGAAGCTGTAGGAGGGGACCTGGGCAGGGTAAAACAGTGTGTACAGCTTACAGGAATCTTCAATACAAAAGATGATTATACCAAACATGCAGATCTTATGAATATCGCTTCGGACCTTACGGTTGAAGTTTTTGGAGAAAAAGGAAAACATGCAAGAGCCACATTGGGAGCATCGTCTATTCCCGTGAATTCTTCAGTTGAAATTCAGGCGATTTTTGAAGTGGAGTAG
- a CDS encoding helix-turn-helix domain-containing protein, with translation MKCGLIEKTESQFVDTIEKEAYVWCENNWKHDDYEHVHYRAQLTYVEEGYQYFHIDQKIYIVPQHHVIWVPSEKAHKITSEARTVNLMVFLFKTVFEEEFYQNVHVFAVPPVLKEMLLYASKWNQSLTENEEQDIFFKAILKSLPNFCKESNKLEIPVPADARLIPVCNEISSHFKYNLDIDSLAGKAQMSVRSLQRIFKNETGITLQKYLQLTRILKSIELIDTKKYTLSEIAYQVGYQSLSAFTSSYFAVMKTKPKLNKNQGVSS, from the coding sequence ATGAAATGTGGACTGATTGAAAAAACAGAAAGCCAGTTTGTAGATACCATTGAAAAAGAGGCGTATGTCTGGTGCGAAAACAACTGGAAGCATGATGATTACGAACATGTTCATTACCGGGCACAGCTTACCTATGTGGAAGAAGGATATCAGTATTTTCATATTGACCAGAAGATCTATATTGTCCCACAGCATCATGTGATCTGGGTGCCTTCGGAAAAAGCCCATAAAATAACTTCAGAGGCCCGCACTGTAAACCTGATGGTATTTCTGTTTAAGACAGTTTTTGAAGAAGAGTTTTATCAGAATGTTCATGTATTTGCCGTTCCTCCTGTCCTTAAAGAAATGCTGCTTTATGCTTCGAAATGGAACCAATCTTTGACGGAAAATGAAGAGCAGGATATTTTTTTCAAAGCGATTTTAAAAAGTCTTCCCAACTTCTGTAAGGAAAGCAATAAACTGGAGATTCCCGTTCCTGCTGATGCCAGACTGATTCCGGTATGCAATGAGATCAGTTCCCATTTTAAATACAATCTTGATATTGATTCTTTAGCCGGTAAAGCCCAGATGTCTGTAAGGAGCCTGCAGAGGATTTTTAAAAATGAAACCGGTATTACTTTACAGAAATATCTTCAGCTGACAAGAATTTTAAAGAGCATTGAACTGATTGATACTAAAAAATATACCCTAAGCGAAATAGCGTACCAGGTAGGTTATCAAAGTCTGTCGGCCTTTACCTCATCCTATTTTGCCGTGATGAAAACAAAACCGAAATTAAATAAAAATCAAGGGGTTTCATCATGA
- a CDS encoding dihydrodipicolinate synthase family protein: MKNVPFKGVIAYPITPFDENEKIDISLFKHLVERLITSGNHGIAPLGSTGVMPYLSDDEKEAVTEATIQQVKGRVPTLVGVSNLTTEKTIHHARFAEKAGADAVMIIPMSYWKLTDDEIVAHYDAVARKISIPIMAYNNPATSGVDMSPALLKRLLEIPNVTMIKESSGDIQRMHYLRRELGEEVAFFNGSNPLALGAFCAGARGWCTAAPNLIPELNIGLYNAIEEGDLEKAKSLFYQQFDLLKFIVNKGLPRAVKAGLNILGEEGGNLRSPLQPLHEKEAEELKNIIKKLTL, encoded by the coding sequence ATGAAAAATGTCCCGTTTAAAGGGGTTATTGCTTATCCCATCACTCCTTTTGATGAAAATGAAAAAATAGATATTTCTCTTTTCAAACACCTTGTAGAAAGGCTTATCACATCCGGAAACCACGGAATAGCACCATTGGGAAGTACCGGAGTAATGCCTTATCTCTCTGATGATGAAAAGGAAGCGGTTACAGAAGCTACCATACAACAGGTAAAAGGCAGGGTTCCTACCTTGGTAGGCGTTTCCAACCTTACTACGGAAAAGACAATACACCATGCCAGGTTTGCAGAAAAGGCAGGAGCAGATGCTGTAATGATCATTCCTATGAGCTACTGGAAGCTTACCGATGACGAGATTGTTGCCCATTATGACGCTGTAGCCCGTAAAATCTCCATTCCGATTATGGCTTACAATAACCCGGCAACCAGTGGAGTAGATATGTCTCCGGCGCTTTTAAAAAGATTACTGGAGATTCCTAATGTAACGATGATCAAGGAAAGCTCCGGGGATATCCAGAGAATGCATTATCTAAGGAGAGAACTGGGTGAGGAAGTAGCCTTTTTCAATGGCTCAAATCCTTTGGCATTAGGCGCTTTCTGTGCAGGAGCCAGAGGATGGTGTACTGCTGCTCCGAATCTTATTCCTGAGCTTAATATTGGGTTGTACAATGCCATTGAGGAAGGTGATCTTGAAAAGGCGAAGTCCCTTTTTTACCAGCAGTTTGACCTTCTGAAGTTCATTGTCAATAAAGGACTTCCGAGAGCAGTTAAAGCCGGGCTTAATATTCTTGGTGAAGAAGGAGGGAATTTAAGAAGCCCTTTACAGCCTCTTCACGAAAAAGAAGCGGAAGAATTAAAAAATATCATTAAAAAACTTACTCTTTAA
- a CDS encoding SDR family NAD(P)-dependent oxidoreductase — protein sequence MERKNQYALITGATSGIGYELARQFAKNGYDLVIVARDHEELNRKAEEFKGYGVNVISISKNLFLQEEVYSLYSELKMNGISPEILVNDAGQGVFGKFQETDIHREVDIVQLNIIAVIILTKLFLKDRLPKGSGKILNLASVASKVPGPWHSVYHGTKAFVLSWSEAIREELKDSGITVTALLPGPTDTDFFNKADMNRSKILEDRDTLASPEEVAVDGYNALMNDDDKIVSGLKNKLSVAMANLSSDSMAAHRMAEMQKPVTEK from the coding sequence ATGGAACGCAAAAATCAATATGCCCTCATCACAGGGGCCACCAGCGGAATAGGTTATGAACTCGCCAGGCAGTTTGCCAAAAACGGCTATGACCTTGTTATCGTTGCCAGAGATCATGAAGAGCTGAATAGAAAAGCAGAAGAATTCAAAGGGTACGGAGTGAATGTGATCAGTATTTCAAAGAACCTCTTTCTGCAGGAAGAAGTCTACTCCCTTTATTCTGAATTGAAAATGAATGGAATAAGTCCTGAGATATTAGTAAATGATGCCGGACAGGGCGTCTTTGGAAAATTCCAGGAAACAGACATCCACAGAGAGGTAGATATCGTTCAGTTAAATATCATCGCAGTCATCATACTGACCAAATTGTTTTTAAAGGACCGTTTACCTAAGGGATCCGGTAAAATTTTAAATCTGGCTTCCGTAGCCAGTAAAGTTCCGGGTCCCTGGCATTCGGTATACCATGGTACCAAAGCATTTGTATTATCGTGGTCCGAAGCCATCAGGGAAGAATTAAAAGACTCGGGAATTACCGTAACGGCTCTTTTGCCGGGACCTACAGATACCGATTTCTTCAATAAGGCAGATATGAACCGGAGTAAGATTCTTGAAGACAGAGATACGCTGGCATCTCCGGAAGAAGTGGCTGTTGACGGCTATAATGCACTGATGAACGATGATGACAAAATAGTATCAGGTTTGAAAAACAAGCTTTCCGTAGCAATGGCCAATCTGTCAAGCGATAGTATGGCCGCCCACCGGATGGCTGAAATGCAGAAACCGGTTACAGAAAAATAA
- a CDS encoding CinA family protein: MEFQKNLLEYISQSLMTTDETISIAESVTSGCLQLAFSQMPNASMFYKGGMTCYTLPEKVRLLKVNRQEAEECDCVSENIAETMALNVAKLFESDWSIATTGYCTPIRNSGYKIFAYFSFSYKGEIVLTKKLELHPKTQALNAQLYYTEFILGCFKSELNRLLILK, translated from the coding sequence ATGGAATTTCAAAAGAATCTACTTGAATATATAAGCCAGTCCCTGATGACCACAGATGAAACCATTTCAATCGCAGAAAGTGTTACTTCAGGATGTTTACAGCTGGCCTTTTCTCAGATGCCTAATGCTTCAATGTTCTATAAAGGCGGAATGACGTGCTATACCTTACCTGAAAAAGTAAGGCTCCTGAAAGTCAACAGACAGGAAGCTGAAGAATGCGACTGTGTTTCAGAAAATATTGCAGAAACAATGGCGTTGAATGTAGCAAAACTCTTCGAGTCCGATTGGTCTATAGCCACAACAGGGTACTGTACACCAATCCGGAATTCCGGATATAAAATCTTTGCGTATTTCTCATTCTCTTATAAAGGTGAGATTGTCCTGACCAAAAAACTTGAACTGCACCCCAAAACCCAGGCCCTGAATGCCCAGCTATATTATACAGAGTTCATTTTGGGGTGCTTTAAAAGTGAGCTGAACAGGCTTTTAATCTTAAAATAA
- a CDS encoding SDR family oxidoreductase, which yields MGKLEDKSVLITGADSGIGKAVALLFALEGADIAIIYHSSDQDAEKTKSEIEQLGRKCIILQGDIDDYEFCEEAARKTIAAFGKIDVLINNAGVQFPAESIEELEEKNIRKTFDSNIVGMILLTKVVFPYLKEGSSVINTTSVSAYQGHPELLDYSATKGAIVSFTRSLALQAKPKGIRINAVAPGPVATPLTEETFDEEEEDPHKPPFERNATPEEIAFSFLFLAGSEASQITGQVLHPNGGLIVNG from the coding sequence ATGGGAAAATTAGAAGATAAATCTGTTCTCATCACAGGTGCTGACAGCGGAATAGGCAAAGCCGTAGCCCTTCTTTTTGCTTTGGAAGGAGCCGATATTGCTATTATTTATCATTCAAGTGATCAGGATGCTGAAAAAACAAAATCAGAGATTGAACAGCTTGGGAGAAAATGTATCATTCTTCAGGGGGATATTGATGATTATGAATTCTGTGAGGAAGCTGCCCGGAAAACCATTGCAGCCTTTGGAAAAATTGACGTCCTGATCAACAATGCCGGCGTACAGTTTCCCGCAGAAAGTATTGAAGAACTTGAAGAAAAGAATATCCGGAAAACCTTTGATTCCAATATTGTGGGAATGATCCTTCTTACCAAAGTGGTTTTCCCTTATCTCAAAGAGGGGAGCAGTGTGATCAATACCACTTCTGTTTCTGCCTATCAGGGCCATCCTGAGCTGCTGGACTATTCTGCAACGAAAGGAGCTATTGTTTCTTTCACCAGATCTCTTGCTTTACAGGCCAAACCTAAAGGAATCCGGATCAATGCGGTAGCTCCCGGACCTGTAGCAACACCTCTTACCGAAGAAACATTTGATGAAGAAGAGGAAGATCCGCACAAACCTCCTTTTGAAAGAAATGCGACGCCTGAAGAAATAGCTTTCAGCTTCCTTTTTCTGGCCGGTTCAGAGGCTTCCCAGATTACAGGACAGGTCCTCCATCCTAATGGCGGACTGATCGTTAACGGATAA
- a CDS encoding zinc-dependent alcohol dehydrogenase → MKAAVFHSPGKITCDTVEDPKILDDHDIILKVTSTAICGSDLHMYSGGIPQTRPMVMGHEFMGIVEETGKNIIGLKPGDRVVVPFPIACGNCFFCRHDLPTACEHSNPDHYGPEGGIFTEKGGALFGYTDLYGGYDGGQAQYVRVPYAHFGPRKVPESLTDEQVLFLTDIFPTGYTGIMWAGLKGGETVAVFGAGPVGTMAVKSAVLHNAKKVIVIDTLQYRLDRIKKLTGCETILWEDAESTVAKIRDMTDGRGTDACIEAVGFEPERNFIDRAKAVLNFEKGSIKVLEACMSAVRRGGTVSVLGVYPVNYDNFRLGQIFDKGITIKAGQCNVHPIIDRLMGYVESGQVTLDDVITHRLPLDAVDKGYEIFDKKEDGCVKVVLDPWK, encoded by the coding sequence ATGAAAGCAGCCGTTTTTCATTCACCGGGAAAAATCACCTGTGATACCGTTGAAGATCCCAAAATTCTGGATGATCATGATATTATCCTCAAAGTAACTTCTACTGCCATATGTGGCAGCGATCTGCATATGTACTCCGGAGGCATCCCGCAAACCCGTCCTATGGTGATGGGGCATGAGTTTATGGGAATTGTTGAGGAAACAGGAAAGAATATCATCGGATTAAAACCTGGTGACAGGGTAGTAGTACCATTTCCTATAGCCTGTGGAAACTGCTTCTTTTGCCGGCATGATCTGCCTACAGCCTGTGAACACAGCAATCCCGATCATTATGGACCTGAAGGTGGCATCTTTACCGAAAAAGGGGGCGCTTTGTTTGGCTATACAGACCTTTATGGAGGATATGACGGGGGCCAGGCACAGTATGTAAGAGTTCCCTATGCCCATTTTGGCCCTAGAAAAGTCCCAGAAAGCCTTACCGATGAACAGGTGTTATTCCTTACGGATATTTTCCCGACCGGATATACCGGGATCATGTGGGCCGGATTAAAGGGAGGGGAGACTGTTGCCGTATTTGGGGCAGGACCTGTAGGGACAATGGCTGTTAAAAGTGCCGTACTTCACAACGCAAAAAAAGTTATAGTGATTGATACCCTTCAGTATAGGCTTGACCGTATTAAAAAACTTACAGGATGCGAAACTATTCTTTGGGAAGATGCAGAAAGCACGGTAGCTAAGATCAGAGATATGACAGATGGCCGGGGAACAGACGCATGTATTGAAGCTGTAGGATTTGAGCCTGAAAGAAACTTTATCGATCGGGCCAAAGCAGTTTTAAATTTCGAAAAAGGTTCCATTAAGGTTCTTGAAGCCTGTATGAGTGCCGTACGGCGGGGAGGTACAGTTTCTGTGCTGGGAGTTTACCCGGTGAATTATGACAACTTCAGACTCGGGCAGATTTTTGATAAAGGAATCACCATTAAAGCCGGGCAGTGCAACGTGCATCCTATCATAGACCGTCTTATGGGATATGTGGAAAGCGGGCAGGTAACGCTTGATGATGTTATTACCCATCGTCTGCCTCTTGATGCCGTGGATAAAGGATATGAAATTTTTGATAAAAAAGAGGACGGATGTGTAAAAGTTGTTCTTGATCCTTGGAAATAA